From one Thermomicrobiales bacterium genomic stretch:
- a CDS encoding site-specific integrase: MDLDAGVVRVERTRTEDADGRQTIGVAPKSGASRRPIELPATCVDALRDHRRRQDAIARLMAPGWNARQLVVTSRTGGMASHNTIRRHLLHLCDAAGVTHLTPHGLRHTGATWLARLKVPPSTISARLGHASVAYTLDVYVWPATAEQRAASDQLDAASGRRVPSTVPSGHNIGLLSPSDREIE; the protein is encoded by the coding sequence GTGGACCTCGACGCCGGTGTCGTTCGCGTCGAGCGTACTCGCACCGAGGACGCCGATGGCCGGCAAACGATCGGCGTCGCGCCGAAGTCGGGCGCCAGCCGGCGCCCCATCGAGCTGCCAGCGACATGCGTCGACGCGCTGCGCGACCACCGGCGCCGCCAGGATGCGATCGCCCGCCTGATGGCGCCAGGGTGGAACGCACGCCAGCTGGTCGTCACATCCCGCACCGGCGGCATGGCCAGCCATAACACGATCAGGCGTCACCTGCTCCATCTCTGCGACGCCGCCGGCGTGACGCACCTGACGCCTCACGGCCTGCGGCACACGGGCGCGACCTGGCTGGCGCGGCTGAAGGTGCCGCCGTCGACGATCAGCGCGCGGCTCGGGCATGCCTCCGTCGCGTATACACTGGACGTCTACGTCTGGCCGGCGACCGCCGAACAGCGCGCTGCCAGCGACCAGCTGGATGCCGCGAGTGGACGACGTGTTCCATCCACTGTTCCATCTGGGCATAACATCGGGCTTCTTAGCCCATCAGACAGGGAGATAGAGTAG
- a CDS encoding helix-turn-helix domain-containing protein, whose protein sequence is MDRSRRPPQPTMLGDLIRRRRLELELTQVQLEDRTGIPQTYISQIERGTVAAPGRDKLEPIAIALGLPLWRLAAAAIEAPIRGVEVDATRAVPVYGYIPADSVRFTGPLDDMPAIHVVAEMIAGARDPYALLVTGDCLAAIGILHGDAVILDHPSGHRPRPGQVVAVRMGAEVTLKRWMPRADGTIELRDGDGRLVATLDGSVSVEVIGLYVYHLPDAKRGAGRS, encoded by the coding sequence ATGGACCGCAGCCGCCGCCCTCCCCAGCCGACGATGCTGGGCGACCTGATCCGCCGCCGGAGACTTGAGCTCGAACTGACTCAGGTCCAGCTCGAGGACCGGACCGGGATCCCGCAGACTTATATCTCGCAGATCGAGCGCGGCACGGTCGCCGCGCCCGGCCGCGACAAGCTGGAGCCGATCGCGATCGCGCTCGGTCTCCCGCTCTGGCGCCTGGCGGCAGCGGCGATAGAGGCGCCCATTCGTGGCGTCGAGGTGGACGCCACGCGCGCCGTGCCGGTCTATGGGTACATCCCGGCCGATTCAGTGCGCTTCACCGGCCCACTCGACGACATGCCAGCCATCCACGTGGTCGCGGAGATGATCGCCGGCGCGCGGGATCCATATGCGCTGCTCGTGACCGGAGACTGCCTGGCGGCGATCGGCATCCTGCACGGCGACGCGGTGATCCTCGATCATCCGTCCGGGCACCGGCCGCGACCTGGGCAGGTTGTGGCGGTCCGGATGGGAGCCGAAGTGACGCTGAAGCGCTGGATGCCCCGCGCCGATGGCACGATCGAGCTGCGCGACGGTGACGGCCGTCTTGTCGCCACGCTCGACGGCAGTGTCAGCGTCGAGGTGATCGGGCTCTACGTCTACCATCTGCCCGATGCCAAGCGCGGCGCCGGACGATCCTGA
- a CDS encoding ribbon-helix-helix protein, CopG family, whose amino-acid sequence MSVTQDERQTAPPINVRLDADQLAALARLARRRGRSSRSALIREAVDRLIRDEESVESDEASS is encoded by the coding sequence ATGAGCGTGACACAGGACGAGCGGCAGACGGCGCCGCCGATCAACGTCCGGCTCGACGCGGATCAGCTGGCGGCGCTGGCGCGGTTGGCGCGCCGGCGGGGCCGGTCGAGCCGGTCGGCGCTGATCCGCGAGGCGGTGGACCGGCTGATCCGTGACGAGGAGTCGGTCGAGAGTGACGAGGCGTCGTCATGA
- a CDS encoding helix-turn-helix domain-containing protein — MTALAGLPVRVQLDLSDDDIRRVAAAVVAEVAALVPAWLPDRPLSRDDAAAWLRVSAEQLRRWERSGTLVPARAGQIVRYTPAQLAAFLGGGDRGDATGAGQ, encoded by the coding sequence ATGACGGCACTTGCGGGGCTGCCGGTGCGGGTGCAGCTGGATCTGTCCGACGACGACATCCGGCGCGTGGCGGCAGCAGTCGTCGCCGAGGTGGCTGCGCTCGTGCCCGCCTGGCTGCCGGATCGCCCACTCTCGCGGGACGACGCGGCCGCGTGGCTGCGTGTATCGGCTGAGCAGCTGCGGCGATGGGAGAGATCCGGGACGCTGGTCCCGGCACGGGCCGGGCAGATCGTCCGCTACACGCCGGCGCAGCTGGCGGCGTTCCTGGGAGGGGGTGATCGGGGGGATGCAACCGGGGCCGGTCAGTGA
- a CDS encoding helix-turn-helix domain-containing protein, with amino-acid sequence MSVQAMARVWDDSQARGTGLLVMLAIANYAKADGSGAWPAIGTLARDCRLSVRAIQDIIRRLDAAGELRVERGAGPSGVNLYTVTPGAGAGSAGGAESAGAEVQILHRGGADLRTEGVRKSAPYPLVNHHRSYTQQGARVSVAEMTHAECRVAAMVRAVPGAANIGDGEIVGHLRDVISALPSSPDDDALVADALRFRDYWADKRAGKSGPWKSWRTSMTNWFSRTQSTRLPPPGARGSSTAPDFSGINQVADAIRAQERGASR; translated from the coding sequence ATGAGCGTGCAGGCTATGGCGCGGGTGTGGGATGACTCGCAGGCACGCGGGACAGGGCTGTTAGTGATGCTCGCAATCGCGAACTACGCGAAAGCGGATGGCTCCGGCGCCTGGCCGGCTATCGGGACGCTGGCGCGAGACTGCCGACTGAGCGTCCGGGCGATCCAGGACATCATCCGACGGCTGGACGCTGCGGGGGAACTGCGCGTCGAGCGCGGCGCCGGGCCGTCCGGGGTGAACCTCTACACGGTCACGCCGGGGGCCGGTGCGGGATCTGCGGGGGGTGCAGAATCTGCGGGGGCTGAGGTGCAGATTCTGCACCGGGGGGGTGCAGATTTACGTACTGAAGGGGTACGTAAATCTGCACCCTATCCATTAGTGAACCATCATAGAAGCTACACACAGCAGGGCGCGCGCGTGAGCGTGGCGGAGATGACACACGCGGAATGCCGGGTAGCCGCGATGGTGCGCGCGGTTCCGGGCGCGGCGAATATCGGCGACGGCGAGATCGTCGGGCACCTGCGCGACGTGATATCCGCGCTCCCGTCATCGCCGGATGATGATGCGCTCGTTGCCGACGCTCTGCGGTTCCGTGACTACTGGGCGGACAAACGCGCCGGCAAGTCCGGGCCGTGGAAGTCGTGGCGCACGTCGATGACCAACTGGTTCTCCCGGACGCAATCCACGCGCTTGCCACCGCCAGGCGCGCGCGGGTCGTCGACGGCGCCGGACTTCTCGGGGATCAATCAGGTTGCGGATGCGATCCGCGCGCAGGAACGGGGGGCCAGCCGATGA
- a CDS encoding putative metallopeptidase: MNLVVTTSHDATVDEVVPEPITRLYMPPSSYAFGDAEFRPAPDLARGAAKLLAQYPEDLAALNVIQPVYLWRKKGGTAAGKEVLGKTTKLTGMSRYLSGYVDNEPVDIVIWLAADNLAIRSDRGIEAVLFHELLHVGLKEADDEDEPPAAIVLPHDWAGFRREIEAFGLHTADARQVAQAFAQVSLPIRGDR, from the coding sequence ATGAATCTGGTAGTGACAACCTCTCACGATGCCACGGTCGATGAGGTCGTGCCGGAGCCGATCACGCGGCTCTACATGCCGCCGTCGTCCTACGCCTTCGGCGACGCCGAGTTCCGTCCGGCGCCCGACCTGGCGCGCGGCGCGGCGAAGTTGCTCGCACAGTACCCGGAGGATCTGGCAGCGCTCAACGTCATCCAGCCGGTCTACCTCTGGCGCAAGAAGGGCGGCACAGCCGCCGGCAAGGAGGTGCTGGGCAAGACGACCAAGCTCACCGGTATGTCGAGATATCTGTCCGGCTACGTCGATAACGAGCCGGTGGACATCGTGATCTGGCTGGCCGCCGACAATCTGGCGATCCGCTCCGACCGCGGGATCGAGGCGGTGCTGTTCCACGAGCTGCTGCACGTCGGGCTGAAAGAGGCCGACGACGAGGATGAACCGCCGGCGGCGATCGTCCTGCCGCACGATTGGGCCGGTTTCCGCCGCGAGATCGAGGCCTTCGGTCTGCACACCGCGGACGCCCGCCAGGTGGCGCAGGCCTTCGCGCAGGTCTCTCTGCCGATCCGCGGTGACCGATGA
- a CDS encoding phage minor head protein, which produces MALIPIAHDRDMTMLAQALDRVLEAAARRDRERATAPLQRALAGELRSAWRAQSRAVLAALATIASEFAQQTDERAVRTPAARLVEAEPPASWDRLADAALATTTARMVGSMRHYVQLALDTGAGQVAAQMGISGTFTLDNPAAVGYADDYAATRVTQINDGTRQGIRRLVSEATADGWSYQRLAGAIRETYAGFTEPKPQHHIRDRAELVAVTEVGNAYEAGTSGAIRQMESAGLTMEKAWLTVGDDLVSDACADNEAAGWIPATATFPSGDDRPLAHPACRCTLQYRRAPG; this is translated from the coding sequence GTGGCGCTGATCCCGATCGCCCATGACCGAGATATGACCATGCTGGCGCAGGCGCTCGATCGCGTCCTCGAGGCTGCCGCACGACGCGATCGGGAGCGGGCGACGGCACCGTTGCAGCGCGCGCTGGCGGGCGAGCTGCGGTCCGCCTGGCGAGCGCAGTCTCGCGCGGTGCTGGCCGCGCTGGCGACAATCGCCAGTGAATTCGCCCAGCAGACCGATGAACGAGCCGTCCGCACGCCGGCGGCTCGTCTCGTCGAGGCTGAGCCGCCGGCGTCCTGGGACCGTCTCGCCGACGCCGCGCTCGCCACGACGACGGCCAGGATGGTCGGATCGATGCGGCACTACGTGCAGCTCGCGCTAGACACTGGCGCCGGCCAAGTCGCGGCGCAGATGGGGATCAGCGGCACGTTCACGCTGGACAACCCGGCCGCGGTCGGCTACGCAGACGACTACGCCGCGACGCGCGTGACGCAGATCAACGACGGGACGCGCCAGGGTATCCGCCGGCTGGTCAGCGAGGCGACCGCCGACGGCTGGAGCTATCAGCGGCTGGCCGGGGCCATCCGTGAGACGTACGCAGGCTTCACCGAGCCGAAGCCGCAGCACCACATCCGAGACCGCGCCGAGCTGGTCGCCGTGACCGAGGTGGGCAACGCGTATGAGGCCGGCACATCCGGCGCGATCCGCCAGATGGAGTCCGCCGGGCTGACGATGGAGAAGGCATGGCTGACTGTCGGCGACGATCTAGTCAGCGATGCCTGCGCAGACAACGAGGCCGCCGGCTGGATCCCGGCGACGGCGACCTTCCCATCGGGCGACGATCGACCGTTGGCGCACCCAGCATGCCGGTGCACGCTGCAGTATCGACGCGCGCCGGGGTAG
- a CDS encoding DUF2190 family protein, with protein sequence MARNQKYGEGRFLSLAATDPATPASGDPVLVGQIPGVAQVNEGAGGNAATATSVDTGGVYDLSVKGVDQSGNSAVAVGDIIYYVTADTPKLSKKNTGVRFGYALGAVTSAATATIAVKLGY encoded by the coding sequence ATGGCGCGAAACCAGAAGTACGGCGAGGGCCGATTCCTGTCGCTGGCGGCCACTGATCCGGCGACGCCGGCCAGCGGCGATCCGGTGCTGGTCGGGCAGATCCCGGGCGTCGCCCAGGTGAACGAGGGCGCCGGCGGCAACGCGGCGACCGCGACGTCCGTCGATACCGGCGGCGTCTATGACCTGTCGGTCAAGGGCGTCGACCAGTCCGGCAACAGCGCGGTCGCGGTCGGCGACATCATCTACTACGTCACGGCCGACACGCCGAAGCTGAGCAAGAAGAACACCGGCGTTCGCTTCGGCTACGCGCTGGGGGCGGTCACGTCGGCCGCAACCGCGACGATCGCGGTCAAGCTCGGTTACTAG
- a CDS encoding head-tail adaptor protein, whose protein sequence is MGLRSIVDPRLTASLTTAGHYPQSVTVQRATRIRDAYGEPAETWVAISGMSGIAAAVAPTGGTEVVTATGAFSDATDTILLPGEYPTITADDRVTDVAGRVWDILTIDIGPFGEWTNLACRVRTVGA, encoded by the coding sequence GTGGGATTGCGCTCGATCGTGGATCCGCGGCTCACCGCCAGCCTCACCACCGCCGGCCACTATCCGCAGTCGGTAACTGTGCAGAGGGCGACACGAATCCGCGACGCATACGGTGAGCCGGCGGAGACCTGGGTGGCCATCAGCGGGATGTCAGGTATCGCAGCAGCGGTAGCGCCGACAGGTGGGACTGAGGTCGTTACCGCGACCGGGGCATTCAGCGACGCGACCGACACGATCCTGCTACCGGGCGAGTATCCGACGATCACGGCAGACGACCGGGTGACGGACGTCGCTGGCCGGGTCTGGGACATCCTGACGATCGATATTGGGCCGTTCGGCGAGTGGACGAACCTGGCCTGCCGCGTCCGCACGGTGGGGGCATAA
- a CDS encoding HK97 gp10 family phage protein yields the protein MQIDVQGAEEVAAAIRDARGRLSGAGMQAALMAGALPIMNAAKTNAPALTGTLRRSIHVLSQSAHEVEVGTNLIYAAMQEYGGVVAPVNARFLRFETAGGDVIFTRGPVYIPAQPYMRPAFESERGRAVREVASAIRDLIAAGGPA from the coding sequence ATGCAGATTGACGTCCAGGGTGCAGAGGAGGTCGCGGCGGCGATCCGTGACGCACGCGGGCGGCTATCCGGGGCGGGGATGCAGGCCGCGTTGATGGCCGGCGCACTGCCGATCATGAACGCGGCCAAGACGAACGCGCCAGCCCTGACCGGCACCTTGCGCCGGTCGATCCATGTCCTGTCACAGTCCGCGCACGAGGTCGAGGTCGGCACGAACCTGATCTACGCCGCGATGCAGGAATACGGCGGGGTGGTCGCGCCGGTGAACGCGCGGTTTCTACGATTCGAAACGGCGGGCGGCGACGTCATATTCACGCGCGGTCCGGTCTACATCCCGGCGCAGCCATACATGCGCCCGGCGTTCGAGTCGGAGCGCGGGCGGGCGGTCCGCGAGGTGGCCAGCGCGATCCGTGACCTGATCGCGGCCGGAGGGCCGGCATAG
- a CDS encoding DUF3168 domain-containing protein, giving the protein MADIETALVDALETVTAAGGRVWPKTWPQDATWPGITYQLIARTPEHALNRAVGCWRDRWQIDCWATTYGGVVSLTSAVTAALLAFHGVSPRVIALGIEDGGDMAEPATQIHRRRLEAVIVYV; this is encoded by the coding sequence ATGGCAGATATCGAGACGGCGCTGGTGGACGCGTTAGAGACGGTGACGGCCGCCGGCGGGCGCGTCTGGCCGAAGACCTGGCCGCAGGATGCAACCTGGCCGGGCATCACCTATCAGCTGATCGCGAGAACGCCGGAGCACGCACTGAACCGGGCCGTCGGCTGCTGGCGCGACCGCTGGCAGATCGATTGCTGGGCCACAACCTACGGCGGCGTCGTGTCGCTCACAAGCGCGGTGACGGCTGCGCTCCTGGCGTTCCACGGCGTCTCGCCGCGGGTGATTGCGCTCGGGATCGAGGACGGGGGCGATATGGCTGAACCGGCGACACAGATACACCGGAGGCGACTTGAGGCGGTGATCGTCTATGTATGA
- a CDS encoding N-acetylmuramoyl-L-alanine amidase yields MDLFGAGSVSCAAAQGWARSTGAHQRYVDVAPLYWSIAPRYGVPPEGPYGQAAKETNRGHYTGVVPWEYHNWCGLKTTAGGSNSDARAHMRFGSDADGVLAHVQHWARYGGATAPAPGDALLDTRWQAVAWTIATVEEMGGKWAPSASYGTETAGVIASIRAYARAHPEMRDPQIMATQYDNIFRSVSLVDARAQLEQRAPGAGGVERGPYETIPLDQKRGIVIHYRGVVTGVTDGLASYRADAIYHVGKNWSRNGETPVYGSGIMYHIGIDGQGAVYLLRDLNRVLWHCGAWPQNANTMAIQIPLGGSQRATDAQLAALDRVCDDWFAFTGADPKRELWGHQELSPTDCPGTLMADFVRPYRAGGPQPAPQPPAVVTAPDPWRSPHGTFWVPTAFIDHISARPWLDTGYALGGAREEGGVLVQYFERARLELQPDGTVTRGLVGAELLELRRDRPSSADR; encoded by the coding sequence GTGGATCTATTCGGCGCCGGATCGGTCTCATGTGCGGCGGCGCAGGGCTGGGCGCGGTCGACCGGCGCGCACCAGCGGTACGTCGACGTCGCGCCACTCTACTGGTCGATCGCTCCACGTTATGGCGTGCCGCCGGAGGGGCCATACGGTCAGGCAGCGAAGGAGACCAATCGTGGCCACTACACCGGCGTCGTGCCGTGGGAGTACCACAACTGGTGTGGCCTCAAGACGACGGCGGGCGGGAGCAACAGCGACGCACGAGCGCATATGCGCTTCGGATCGGACGCGGATGGCGTGCTGGCTCACGTGCAGCACTGGGCGCGCTACGGGGGCGCTACGGCGCCAGCTCCCGGCGACGCGCTCCTCGACACGCGCTGGCAGGCCGTGGCATGGACGATCGCGACGGTCGAGGAGATGGGCGGCAAGTGGGCGCCGAGCGCGTCGTACGGGACGGAAACCGCTGGCGTGATCGCCAGTATCCGGGCATACGCCCGGGCACATCCAGAGATGAGGGACCCGCAGATCATGGCTACTCAGTACGACAACATCTTCCGCAGCGTGTCGCTGGTGGACGCGCGGGCGCAGCTCGAGCAGCGCGCGCCGGGCGCCGGCGGCGTCGAACGCGGTCCGTACGAGACGATCCCACTCGATCAGAAGCGCGGGATCGTGATCCACTATCGCGGCGTGGTGACCGGCGTGACCGATGGACTGGCGAGCTACAGGGCGGACGCGATCTATCACGTCGGGAAAAACTGGTCGCGCAACGGCGAGACTCCCGTCTATGGCAGCGGCATCATGTACCACATCGGCATCGATGGGCAGGGCGCCGTCTATCTACTCCGCGACCTCAATCGCGTACTGTGGCACTGCGGGGCGTGGCCGCAGAACGCGAACACGATGGCGATCCAGATCCCGCTGGGCGGCTCGCAGAGGGCCACGGACGCGCAGCTGGCAGCGCTCGATCGTGTCTGCGACGACTGGTTTGCATTCACCGGCGCGGACCCGAAGCGGGAGCTATGGGGGCATCAGGAGTTGTCGCCGACGGACTGTCCGGGGACGTTGATGGCGGACTTCGTGCGCCCGTATCGCGCCGGTGGACCGCAGCCAGCGCCGCAGCCGCCAGCGGTGGTGACGGCGCCGGATCCGTGGCGGTCGCCGCATGGGACGTTCTGGGTGCCGACGGCGTTCATCGATCACATCTCCGCGCGACCGTGGCTGGATACTGGCTATGCGCTCGGAGGCGCGCGCGAGGAGGGCGGGGTGCTGGTCCAGTACTTCGAGCGCGCGCGGCTCGAGCTGCAGCCGGACGGCACGGTCACGCGTGGTCTGGTCGGCGCGGAGCTGCTCGAGCTGCGTCGCGATCGGCCATCATCGGCGGATCGATAG
- a CDS encoding holin — MEINIALATVLAVLVGVIVDAIRLAVDPPSRWIPVVALAVGAVGGGVAGAQTGAIVDGVVAGVAAGAMAAGIWPGTKAILRR; from the coding sequence ATGGAGATCAACATCGCACTCGCGACGGTGCTGGCCGTGCTAGTCGGCGTCATCGTCGACGCGATCCGCCTGGCAGTGGATCCGCCGAGCCGGTGGATCCCGGTGGTCGCGCTCGCGGTCGGCGCCGTCGGCGGTGGTGTGGCAGGCGCGCAGACCGGCGCGATCGTCGACGGGGTCGTCGCAGGCGTGGCGGCCGGCGCCATGGCCGCCGGTATCTGGCCGGGGACGAAGGCGATCCTCAGGCGATAG
- a CDS encoding MBL fold metallo-hydrolase gives MIDIKEQVVIRRFVGGPLHTACYAIIVPGVGSIVVDAPRDAWHGAIDAATELQAPPRLVVATHGHWDHITDMARLQEMGIPIAAHPADAGLFADPHGQGLTLPFIVDPVRIDRPLRNGDRLTIGPVEVRVLHTPGHTAGSITLWVPAAEALFTGDTLLKGGAGHTAEPGASLEALAVSVRRLADFPGTTKIYAGHGAPTTIADEVWLTTLTDPDAPLVQWRPNNERRKRS, from the coding sequence GTGATCGATATCAAGGAACAGGTGGTCATCCGACGCTTTGTCGGAGGGCCGCTACACACGGCGTGCTATGCGATCATCGTCCCAGGGGTGGGATCGATCGTCGTCGACGCGCCGCGTGACGCCTGGCACGGCGCGATTGACGCCGCAACAGAGCTTCAGGCTCCGCCGCGCCTTGTCGTCGCAACCCACGGCCACTGGGACCACATCACCGATATGGCTCGACTCCAGGAGATGGGCATCCCGATCGCCGCCCATCCAGCCGACGCCGGCCTCTTCGCCGATCCTCACGGCCAGGGGTTGACGTTGCCGTTTATCGTCGATCCGGTCCGGATCGATCGACCGCTACGCAACGGCGACAGGCTGACAATCGGTCCCGTCGAGGTGCGCGTCCTCCACACTCCCGGCCATACGGCGGGAAGCATCACCCTCTGGGTGCCAGCCGCGGAGGCGCTGTTCACTGGCGATACGTTGCTGAAGGGGGGCGCCGGACACACAGCCGAGCCAGGTGCGTCGTTGGAAGCGCTCGCGGTGAGCGTGCGCAGGCTAGCGGACTTCCCGGGGACGACGAAGATCTACGCGGGCCACGGCGCGCCAACAACTATAGCCGACGAAGTGTGGTTGACGACGCTGACAGATCCCGATGCGCCTCTGGTGCAATGGCGCCCGAATAACGAGCGACGCAAGCGCTCGTAA
- a CDS encoding NAD+ synthase, whose amino-acid sequence MSLAERIEQWIAAQIEVAGVSGAVVGLSGGIDSAVVAGLCARALGPDNVLGVIMPAHSLPADAADARLVAEAWGIEHPTIDLSGVVDTLMAILPEGTQLANANVKPRLRMIVLYYMANTLGRAVVGTGNRSELMVGYSTKYGDSGVDLLPLAGVYKHQVYEIAREIGVPQTIIDRPPSAGLWEGQTDEAEMGVTYADLDRVLAAMAAGVESGVSPDVVTRVQRMVRGSEHKRRLPPMFSADETA is encoded by the coding sequence ATGAGCCTTGCCGAGAGAATCGAACAGTGGATTGCCGCACAGATCGAGGTGGCCGGCGTCTCTGGCGCGGTCGTCGGGCTCAGCGGCGGCATCGACTCCGCAGTCGTCGCCGGCCTCTGCGCGCGCGCGCTCGGGCCGGACAACGTACTCGGCGTGATCATGCCCGCTCATTCGCTGCCCGCGGACGCCGCAGACGCCAGGCTGGTGGCCGAGGCGTGGGGAATCGAGCATCCGACAATCGACCTTTCGGGCGTTGTCGACACGTTGATGGCGATTCTCCCCGAGGGAACTCAGCTCGCGAACGCGAACGTCAAGCCACGGCTACGCATGATCGTCCTCTACTACATGGCGAACACACTCGGGCGAGCAGTGGTAGGAACCGGCAACCGCAGCGAGCTGATGGTGGGTTACTCGACAAAGTACGGCGACTCAGGCGTCGATCTCCTGCCATTAGCCGGTGTCTATAAGCACCAGGTCTACGAGATCGCCCGCGAGATCGGCGTGCCCCAGACGATCATCGACCGGCCGCCGAGCGCCGGCCTTTGGGAGGGGCAGACCGACGAAGCGGAGATGGGCGTTACCTATGCGGACCTCGACCGAGTGCTGGCGGCAATGGCAGCCGGGGTCGAGAGCGGCGTCTCGCCCGACGTGGTGACCCGGGTTCAACGCATGGTGCGTGGATCCGAGCACAAGCGACGCCTGCCACCGATGTTCTCGGCCGACGAGACTGCGTAA
- a CDS encoding type I phosphomannose isomerase catalytic subunit has translation MAGRGLERKDRIAAPLLLRPSFDHKVWGGRRLESWGKTLPDGSVGESLESGAEAVIEGGRFDGIALGDLARMMPMALLGTHGMAAAGSLGDFPLLVKLIDAQQDLSIQVHPSDAAAPPGKRGKTEAWLILESDEDSSLVTGVTGVVDPDSIGMSIVREPVRAGDVFFVMAGTVHAIGAGVLLYEVQQTSDVTYRLYDWGRPRELHLEQGFPVIDPLLRARRVAPLWLDDWREMLVACRHFLLERATIDGSRILDAAPATCRVLTVIEGDLAIDGLRLPVGGSVVLPADIPAIRLIGHARAVVASIPDLDVDVVQPLRAAGHDDDAIQRLGVGAP, from the coding sequence GTGGCAGGACGAGGATTGGAACGTAAGGATCGGATCGCGGCCCCGCTGTTGCTGCGTCCCAGCTTCGATCACAAAGTGTGGGGCGGTCGCAGGCTGGAATCCTGGGGCAAGACGCTCCCTGACGGTTCGGTGGGTGAATCGCTCGAGAGCGGGGCCGAGGCGGTCATCGAGGGTGGCCGGTTCGATGGCATCGCGCTCGGCGATCTGGCACGCATGATGCCCATGGCATTGCTCGGGACGCACGGGATGGCTGCGGCGGGGTCGCTGGGCGATTTTCCGCTCCTCGTCAAGTTGATCGACGCCCAGCAGGATCTCTCGATCCAGGTTCATCCATCTGATGCGGCGGCGCCGCCGGGCAAGCGTGGGAAGACCGAAGCCTGGCTGATACTGGAGAGTGATGAGGACAGCAGCCTGGTAACCGGCGTAACCGGCGTCGTTGACCCAGACAGCATCGGTATGTCCATCGTGCGCGAGCCAGTTCGCGCCGGTGATGTCTTCTTTGTGATGGCAGGAACCGTTCACGCAATCGGCGCAGGCGTGTTGCTCTACGAGGTCCAACAGACCAGCGACGTTACCTATCGCCTGTATGACTGGGGACGCCCACGCGAACTGCACCTCGAACAAGGCTTTCCGGTCATTGACCCCCTCCTCCGCGCACGCCGGGTTGCGCCACTTTGGCTGGACGACTGGCGAGAGATGCTTGTGGCCTGTCGTCACTTTCTATTGGAGCGCGCGACGATTGACGGATCGAGAATTCTGGACGCAGCCCCTGCAACATGTCGAGTGCTGACTGTTATTGAGGGGGACCTGGCAATCGACGGCCTGCGGCTTCCTGTTGGCGGTAGCGTTGTGCTGCCTGCCGATATTCCGGCGATACGCCTGATCGGGCACGCCCGCGCGGTCGTGGCGTCGATCCCCGATCTCGACGTCGATGTTGTCCAACCCCTTCGGGCCGCTGGTCACGATGACGACGCGATCCAGCGCCTGGGAGTTGGCGCCCCATGA
- a CDS encoding ferredoxin, with protein MSTLRVRIDPDRCVGFGRCAVLAQGIITIDEDTNKAVYDEQEGESADPKQLFAAARACPTQAIMIEQFGRRLYPQIIEPMPGEIARRLAEAEAAEK; from the coding sequence GTGAGCACGCTCAGAGTCCGAATCGACCCGGATCGCTGTGTCGGCTTTGGCCGATGCGCAGTTCTGGCTCAGGGAATCATCACCATAGACGAAGATACGAACAAAGCGGTCTATGACGAGCAGGAAGGCGAGAGCGCCGATCCGAAACAGCTCTTCGCCGCAGCGCGGGCCTGCCCGACGCAGGCGATCATGATCGAACAGTTCGGCCGGCGACTCTACCCGCAGATCATTGAGCCGATGCCGGGAGAGATCGCTCGCAGGCTCGCCGAAGCTGAGGCCGCCGAGAAGTAG